The following DNA comes from Noviherbaspirillum sp. L7-7A.
GGCGCGGACGAACTGACCTTCCTCGACATCACCGCATCGAGCGACGAGCGCGACCTGATCCTGCACATCATCGAAGCGGTGGCCTCCCAGGTCTTCATTCCGCTGACGGTGGGAGGCGGCGTGCGCGTGGTGGAAGACGTGCGGCGGCTGCTCAATGCCGGCGCCGACAAGGTCAGCATCAACACCTCGGCCGTGACCAATCCGCAGCTGGTGCAGGACGCGGCCGACAAGTACGGCTCGCAATGCATCGTGGTGGCGATCGACGCCAAGCGCTCCGGCGAGAACCAGTGGCAGGTCTATACCCACGGCGGGCGCAAGGCCACCGGCCTGGACGCGGTGGAATGGGCGCGCAGGATGCAGATGCTGGGCGCCGGCGAGATCCTGCTCACCAGCATGGACCGCGACGGCACCCGTTCCGGCTTCGACCTGGCGCTGACCCAGGCCGTGTCGGATGCGATCACCATCCCGGTCATTGCCTCCGGCGGCGTGGGCGGCC
Coding sequences within:
- the hisF gene encoding imidazole glycerol phosphate synthase subunit HisF, translating into MTLAKRIIPCLDVTAGRVVKGINFVELRDAGDPVEIARRYDEQGADELTFLDITASSDERDLILHIIEAVASQVFIPLTVGGGVRVVEDVRRLLNAGADKVSINTSAVTNPQLVQDAADKYGSQCIVVAIDAKRSGENQWQVYTHGGRKATGLDAVEWARRMQMLGAGEILLTSMDRDGTRSGFDLALTQAVSDAITIPVIASGGVGGLQDLADGVRKGHADAVLAASIFHYGQHTVQEAKQFMAGQGIPMRLA